The proteins below are encoded in one region of bacterium:
- a CDS encoding HAMP domain-containing sensor histidine kinase: protein MNNESADNFILGCRLFSKIACVIIAFSGIVVITGWIFDIPLLKSGYPGLVEMKANTAVSFLLIGISLWFLQTKMPVVQSKNKRLFAQICAAIVTLTGLITLIEYIFKYDIGIDQLLFREPPGAVGTSHPGRMAPNTAVNFFLIGLSLLLLDIETKKGYRPSQLFILIEGVISLQSLVGYAYGLRIFYGPVVNWTVMAVNTSLLFNLIFVTVLLSRPESGLMFLVSSKTLGGVMLRRLLLPAISILLILGWLSIMGERLGLYNSLFGVSFFTVIKVIIFVVLIWFTSLILHRSDIQRKYAEEEAQIARRLADNANKSKSDFLANMSHELRTPLNSIIGFAEVLQDELFGKLNEKQKQYMDNINTSGKHLLSLINDILDLSKIESGKMEMDLEDVFLKRNILEPSLLMFREKAVKHNITLALETLFHEDIRVKADLKKLKQVMYNLLSNALKFTPDGGKINVAAKIKQDEIEISVEDTGIGIKPGDIHKLFKTFSQIESVDSKNHEGTGLGLAISKRLVDAHGGKIRVESEFGKGSRFIINIPIRDLDTKA, encoded by the coding sequence ATGAATAATGAAAGTGCTGATAATTTTATCCTTGGCTGCAGGTTGTTTTCCAAAATTGCATGTGTCATAATTGCCTTCAGCGGCATAGTAGTAATTACCGGCTGGATATTTGATATTCCGCTGCTTAAAAGCGGATACCCGGGATTAGTGGAAATGAAGGCCAATACAGCGGTCAGTTTCCTGCTTATTGGTATATCATTATGGTTTTTGCAGACAAAAATGCCGGTGGTCCAGTCAAAAAATAAACGCCTTTTTGCTCAAATATGTGCCGCTATTGTCACCTTGACAGGATTAATCACGCTTATTGAATATATATTTAAATATGACATTGGGATAGACCAGCTTTTATTCAGGGAACCGCCGGGAGCTGTCGGAACGTCTCATCCCGGCCGCATGGCGCCTAATACGGCAGTAAATTTCTTTCTTATCGGTCTTAGTCTGTTACTGCTGGATATAGAGACGAAAAAGGGTTATCGTCCCAGCCAGTTATTTATTCTTATCGAAGGTGTTATTTCTTTGCAGTCGCTTGTCGGTTATGCCTATGGACTAAGAATTTTTTACGGCCCTGTTGTTAACTGGACAGTAATGGCGGTAAATACATCATTGCTGTTTAATCTTATTTTTGTCACTGTTCTTTTGAGCCGTCCGGAATCCGGCCTGATGTTTTTGGTTTCGAGTAAAACCCTGGGCGGTGTGATGCTCAGGCGGCTGCTTCTTCCTGCAATTTCCATTTTATTGATACTTGGCTGGTTATCGATAATGGGAGAACGGCTTGGACTCTATAATTCTCTTTTTGGGGTATCATTTTTTACAGTAATAAAAGTCATTATTTTTGTGGTTCTTATCTGGTTTACCTCTCTTATTTTGCATCGCTCGGATATTCAGCGTAAATACGCGGAAGAGGAGGCACAAATTGCCAGGAGATTAGCTGATAATGCGAATAAATCCAAGTCCGACTTTTTGGCGAACATGTCGCACGAATTAAGAACCCCGCTAAACTCTATAATTGGTTTTGCTGAAGTTTTACAGGATGAACTTTTTGGTAAATTGAATGAAAAGCAGAAACAATATATGGATAATATTAACACAAGCGGCAAACATTTATTAAGCCTGATTAATGATATACTTGACCTTTCAAAGATAGAATCAGGTAAAATGGAAATGGATTTAGAAGACGTATTTTTAAAAAGAAATATACTTGAACCGTCCCTGCTGATGTTCCGGGAAAAAGCCGTAAAGCATAATATTACCCTTGCTCTCGAAACCCTCTTTCATGAAGATATCCGGGTAAAAGCTGATTTGAAGAAATTAAAGCAGGTGATGTATAATCTTCTGAGCAATGCGTTGAAATTTACACCTGACGGCGGGAAAATAAATGTGGCTGCAAAAATAAAGCAGGATGAAATAGAGATTTCAGTAGAAGATACAGGTATTGGAATAAAACCCGGGGACATACATAAACTCTTTAAAACATTTTCCCAGATTGAATCCGTGGATTCAAAAAACCACGAGGGCACAGGTTTAGGCCTCGCAATAAGCAAGAGATTGGTTGATGCCCATGGCGGAAAAATCCGGGTGGAGAGTGAATTTGGCAAAGGCTCAAGATTTATTATTAATATACCGATTCGGGATTTAGATACAAAGGCGTAA
- a CDS encoding response regulator: protein MAKKILIIEDNEKNRLLISDILKFHGYEILESKDGEKGIKMAGENKPDLILLDIQMPVMNGFSVVKELKNRPELRTIKIIAVTSFAMKGDREKILQMGADDYISKPIDTRQLPELVKKYIGGA, encoded by the coding sequence ATGGCAAAAAAGATTTTGATTATAGAAGATAACGAAAAGAACCGGCTGTTAATAAGCGATATATTGAAATTTCATGGTTATGAAATATTGGAGTCGAAGGACGGGGAAAAGGGAATAAAGATGGCGGGTGAGAATAAACCTGATTTAATACTTTTAGATATACAAATGCCTGTTATGAATGGTTTTTCCGTTGTAAAAGAGCTCAAAAACCGCCCTGAGTTAAGGACCATAAAAATTATTGCAGTAACAAGTTTTGCGATGAAAGGTGATAGAGAAAAAATTCTCCAGATGGGAGCAGATGATTATATTTCCAAACCAATAGATACAAGACAATTGCCGGAATTAGTAAAAAAATATATCGGCGGGGCATAG
- the trpD gene encoding anthranilate phosphoribosyltransferase, whose translation MIQEAIKKVVEKNNLSRHEITEVMREIMTGSATPAQIACFITALRLKGETVDEITGCAEVMRDVAKKISVNSKTIVDTCGTGGDGMQTFNISTTAAFVVAGAGLSVAKHGNRSVSSKSGSADVLLELGINIEADALCVEDCLNSVGIGFLFAPLFHPAMKFAIGPRREIGIRTVFNILGPLTNPAGAGFQVLGVYDEKLTEVMADVLGKLGASRVFVVHGEDGMDEITTTGKTKVSELKNGKVTTYFVTPEDFGLKRAALSDLKGGTAKENAEILLSVLKGEKGPRRDIVLLNAAFAVTAGGTSKDIKEGIKIAAESIDSGKALTKLESLREKSHKK comes from the coding sequence ATGATACAAGAAGCAATAAAGAAGGTGGTAGAAAAAAATAATTTGTCCAGGCATGAAATAACTGAGGTGATGCGGGAAATAATGACAGGGAGTGCCACCCCTGCCCAGATAGCATGTTTTATTACCGCGCTCAGGTTAAAGGGTGAAACTGTGGATGAAATAACCGGTTGCGCGGAGGTAATGCGTGATGTCGCGAAAAAAATAAGTGTTAACTCAAAAACAATAGTGGATACCTGCGGTACAGGCGGGGATGGGATGCAAACTTTTAATATATCAACTACTGCGGCCTTTGTTGTTGCGGGCGCGGGGCTTTCGGTTGCCAAGCACGGCAACCGTTCGGTTTCAAGCAAAAGCGGGAGCGCGGATGTCCTTTTGGAATTAGGAATAAATATCGAAGCGGATGCCTTATGTGTGGAAGATTGTTTGAATTCTGTGGGGATTGGTTTCCTTTTTGCGCCGCTTTTTCATCCGGCAATGAAATTCGCGATAGGGCCGCGCAGGGAGATAGGTATACGCACGGTATTTAATATTTTGGGGCCCTTGACTAACCCGGCCGGTGCGGGTTTTCAGGTTCTTGGCGTTTATGATGAAAAATTAACGGAGGTTATGGCTGATGTCCTTGGAAAATTGGGTGCAAGCCGGGTGTTTGTTGTGCATGGGGAGGACGGGATGGATGAAATAACAACTACCGGAAAGACCAAAGTCTCGGAATTGAAAAATGGAAAAGTAACAACCTATTTTGTTACGCCTGAAGATTTTGGATTGAAAAGGGCGGCATTGAGTGATTTAAAAGGAGGAACAGCAAAAGAGAATGCGGAGATTTTGTTGAGTGTTTTAAAGGGTGAAAAAGGCCCCCGCCGCGATATAGTCTTATTAAATGCGGCGTTTGCGGTTACCGCCGGCGGCACGTCGAAAGATATCAAAGAAGGCATAAAAATTGCCGCGGAAAGTATTGACTCCGGCAAGGCGCTAACTAAACTTGAAAGTTTGAGAGAAAAAAGCCATAAGAAATAA
- a CDS encoding RodZ domain-containing protein: MTAENNIHKKEGHIFNISDYLKQLRVKKGVSLEEAVNTLKISYDYLKAFEDGNFNSLPKDTYTRIFLRVYTEYLGGDVKEVMTGFEALSPGKKEVKTNQNTGKKYKIKFDSKNWAENVPINSNLILVCIIIILTVIIFVGLFCGRDEKKPLEETSFQEKEFLKTGTAESKPAAEVKKEVEPKNQESESLSPAEEKDKPKKLVLKAKAAEDVNLEMIVDDKITIKEVMKKDESRIWTAKNKFLINTDNIGALDWTFNDERFGILGPPGESKTGLSFPPEKKE; the protein is encoded by the coding sequence ATGACTGCAGAAAATAATATTCACAAAAAAGAGGGACATATTTTTAATATTTCGGATTATTTAAAACAGCTACGGGTTAAAAAAGGTGTCTCCCTTGAGGAGGCGGTTAATACGCTTAAAATAAGTTATGACTATCTGAAAGCCTTTGAGGACGGCAATTTTAACAGTTTACCGAAGGACACTTATACAAGAATATTTTTGAGGGTTTATACCGAATATCTGGGCGGGGATGTTAAAGAAGTTATGACAGGCTTTGAGGCTCTTTCGCCAGGGAAAAAAGAGGTAAAAACCAATCAAAATACCGGGAAAAAATATAAAATTAAGTTTGATTCAAAAAATTGGGCGGAGAATGTGCCGATTAATTCAAATTTAATATTAGTATGCATAATAATCATATTGACGGTAATAATATTCGTGGGGCTGTTTTGCGGGAGGGACGAAAAAAAGCCCCTTGAAGAAACTTCTTTTCAGGAAAAGGAATTTTTGAAAACAGGGACGGCAGAGTCAAAACCAGCGGCTGAGGTGAAAAAAGAAGTTGAGCCAAAGAACCAGGAAAGTGAAAGTCTGTCTCCGGCTGAGGAAAAAGATAAACCCAAAAAACTGGTACTTAAAGCTAAAGCTGCGGAAGATGTAAACCTGGAGATGATTGTAGATGATAAGATTACGATTAAAGAAGTGATGAAAAAGGATGAATCCCGGATATGGACTGCAAAAAATAAATTTCTTATAAACACGGATAACATAGGCGCGCTGGACTGGACATTTAACGATGAAAGATTCGGGATTTTAGGGCCACCGGGTGAATCAAAAACCGGGCTGAGTTTCCCGCCGGAAAAAAAAGAATAG
- a CDS encoding zinc ribbon domain-containing protein, whose product MKFSQPDGPFCQSCGMPLEGVDDYGTDTDGSKNNEYCCYCFQKGKFIEPNISMDEMIEKVTKYMVAQMKMMEFQAEKTVEKFIPKLKRWQGK is encoded by the coding sequence GTGAAATTTTCACAGCCGGATGGACCATTTTGCCAGAGTTGCGGAATGCCTCTTGAAGGGGTTGATGATTATGGAACTGATACAGACGGCAGTAAAAATAATGAATACTGTTGTTACTGTTTTCAAAAAGGGAAATTTATAGAGCCAAATATCAGCATGGATGAAATGATAGAAAAGGTCACTAAATATATGGTTGCGCAAATGAAGATGATGGAGTTTCAGGCGGAAAAGACGGTAGAAAAGTTTATCCCGAAACTTAAGAGATGGCAGGGAAAATAG
- a CDS encoding PAS domain-containing sensor histidine kinase, with product MLKSKIDFNKYWSPVFDTMSEFVYLLDKDFNVIKVNKAVVDFTRKKESSLTGRKCYKAIYGVNTPIAKDCPYKRMLKSRKFETLELFIPGKGKWLNIRTNPVFDEKNDLIGGITFSEDITEHKKIEEEREKLLKAVEHAREAVSITSLEDVFRIIYTNNAFDKLFGCKKGELIGKDVTLLNAVSKRDELTREITTALMKEGLWEGEIPNIKKNGTEFLSFVTISTIKDNRGKITGSIATQHDITGRKKAEDALRKSEEEFRITFENAKDAIFWADFETGRIAHKKKKKRKVSLVSVINEILKGLTYLISGKNLQVNIDVPENAKNVIIDRKYALILMSNLLDNAVKFTDKGSISIKSRLKGGEIEITVKDTGCGIDHIDIKRVFDKFYKRHPAVEGTGLGLAICKEIVNIYKGTIEVKSKGKKQGAKIIVNLPKG from the coding sequence ATGTTAAAAAGTAAAATCGATTTTAATAAATACTGGTCTCCTGTATTTGACACTATGTCGGAATTTGTATATCTTTTGGACAAAGATTTTAATGTAATAAAAGTCAATAAAGCTGTTGTTGATTTTACAAGAAAAAAGGAAAGTTCATTAACAGGCAGAAAATGTTATAAGGCCATATACGGAGTAAATACGCCCATTGCCAAAGATTGTCCGTATAAAAGAATGCTTAAAAGCAGGAAATTTGAAACACTGGAGTTATTTATTCCAGGTAAGGGGAAGTGGCTTAATATAAGAACAAACCCGGTTTTTGATGAAAAAAATGATTTAATCGGGGGTATAACCTTTTCGGAAGATATAACAGAACACAAGAAAATAGAAGAAGAAAGAGAAAAATTGCTAAAAGCGGTTGAACATGCAAGAGAAGCTGTATCTATTACTTCGCTGGAAGATGTTTTCAGAATAATATATACGAATAACGCTTTTGATAAACTGTTTGGATGTAAAAAGGGCGAGTTGATAGGAAAGGATGTGACCCTGCTTAACGCGGTATCAAAAAGGGATGAATTAACCAGGGAGATAACGACTGCCCTTATGAAAGAAGGATTATGGGAAGGGGAGATCCCGAATATAAAAAAGAACGGCACAGAATTTTTATCTTTTGTAACAATAAGTACAATTAAAGATAACAGAGGTAAAATAACAGGCTCAATTGCGACACAGCATGATATCACCGGGCGGAAAAAAGCCGAGGACGCTTTAAGAAAATCGGAGGAAGAATTCCGGATAACATTTGAAAACGCAAAGGACGCCATTTTCTGGGCTGATTTTGAAACCGGGAGAATAGCGCATAAAAAGAAGAAAAAACGAAAAGTTTCATTGGTATCCGTGATTAATGAAATATTAAAAGGATTAACTTACCTTATATCGGGGAAAAATCTCCAGGTTAATATAGATGTTCCGGAAAACGCAAAAAATGTTATAATAGACAGAAAATACGCTTTGATTTTAATGAGTAATCTTTTGGATAATGCTGTAAAATTTACTGACAAAGGCAGTATTTCAATAAAAAGCAGGTTGAAAGGAGGTGAAATTGAGATAACAGTAAAAGACACAGGTTGTGGAATAGACCACATAGATATAAAGAGGGTTTTTGATAAGTTTTATAAACGGCACCCTGCGGTTGAAGGCACGGGTTTAGGGCTTGCAATCTGTAAAGAAATTGTTAATATATATAAAGGAACAATAGAGGTTAAGTCAAAAGGCAAAAAGCAGGGGGCCAAAATAATAGTTAATTTGCCAAAGGGATAG
- the trpC gene encoding indole-3-glycerol phosphate synthase TrpC, with amino-acid sequence MFLDKILQQRKIELDREKLELPLEILKKNLDSFPVRDFKKAISAKGRTNIVAEIKKASPSRGIIIQSDFYPDEIAKIYEKNNASAISVLTERDFFKGEIDFIPLVKKNTNIPVLRKDFIVDEYQIYQSRVYGADAVLLIARILTPPVLQRFLNLAGDLCLDCLVEIHNAEELKIAEDSGADIIGINNRDLDTFKIDLNTTLKLAPLIKEKVVVSESGIKTKDNITMLKRAGVNAFLIGEALMESNDIGAKIKSFL; translated from the coding sequence ATGTTTTTAGATAAAATTTTACAGCAGAGAAAGATTGAATTAGACAGAGAAAAACTTGAACTTCCTCTTGAAATCTTAAAGAAAAACCTGGATTCTTTTCCTGTCAGGGATTTCAAAAAGGCCATCAGCGCAAAAGGCAGAACAAATATAGTCGCGGAGATAAAAAAAGCGTCTCCTTCGCGCGGGATAATAATACAATCTGATTTTTATCCTGATGAAATCGCAAAAATTTATGAAAAAAATAACGCGTCTGCAATATCGGTCCTGACCGAACGCGACTTTTTTAAGGGTGAGATTGATTTCATTCCTTTGGTAAAAAAAAATACGAATATCCCGGTTCTCCGCAAAGATTTTATTGTCGATGAATACCAGATTTACCAGTCCAGGGTTTACGGGGCCGATGCTGTCCTGCTTATTGCAAGGATCCTGACTCCGCCGGTCCTTCAAAGATTTTTAAATTTAGCCGGGGATTTATGTTTAGACTGCCTTGTTGAAATTCATAATGCGGAGGAATTAAAAATTGCTGAAGATTCAGGCGCGGATATTATTGGAATAAATAACCGTGACCTTGATACCTTTAAAATAGATTTGAATACTACTTTAAAACTGGCCCCTTTGATAAAAGAAAAAGTGGTTGTAAGCGAAAGCGGAATTAAGACAAAAGATAATATTACCATGCTGAAACGTGCGGGAGTAAATGCCTTTTTAATCGGAGAGGCATTGATGGAAAGCAATGATATAGGAGCTAAAATTAAAAGTTTTTTATAG
- a CDS encoding O-antigen ligase family protein translates to MEKERIIDLFEEISLLFLLITLPFIGIQSVRGFILPYNLLFFLGVFIFFALQAYSNNKKTGGFLTFGEALLFLFFSACFISFFFSKYPYGSKVEFSQITAYVCLAFALAGKGKDAPFQKMFWLLLALGFLESIYSIFQVFGIDVFIWSVNFRSRGFGTLVNPNHLAGYLVLIFPLSIYFFCSGGLNIIKSVSGIFLVFIVTGIVISSSQGGILAFGLSCASFLFFLIKKNILKTEDKIYLIIITFVIIILNISFYNFTRNKQETLPGRVSQIIEEGNPSVKGRLLNWYGTLRMIEAKPFLGWGPGTYKDVFIKYRPLEFNKLEPSEHPRLYAHNDFLQMISETGILSFCFFSLLIIVFFKNTTKILKENDPLFYLTLNCILIAGLAAGFFNTSFIFHYFIMPSASLFWMVLGLGLRENSSEGFSGLKIKRAVVYVVLLLFLSWGMFFQIKVYRGNTWNLKADRFSGMGLPDDAVNNLRRATYIDEENDIYRYSLSMRYFSSFLKTRSDDYLWLAKEEMQKAAELNPFSAVYRYQMALIYLNEDPAGLEKEIDKELDKVTDLNPSHIMAYLLKAEQAEIKQDINRAAGIYKQVYEMEQGDRNSEFYSRLSKESENNNPNILEIYNLMYKFYYEKKKLQKSAYFYEKLISCLPERGEAFNNLGVLYLEMKDFKKAEGFFNKAISLEPENVEFHRNLAYTYKINNELDKYDLKMEEIDRIRNKKGEKK, encoded by the coding sequence ATGGAAAAAGAACGCATTATTGATCTTTTTGAAGAGATATCGCTTTTATTTTTATTAATAACCCTTCCTTTTATCGGAATCCAGTCGGTAAGAGGTTTTATTCTTCCTTATAATCTGCTTTTTTTTCTTGGTGTTTTTATTTTTTTTGCGCTCCAGGCGTATTCCAATAATAAAAAAACAGGTGGTTTTTTAACGTTTGGAGAGGCCCTGCTTTTTCTTTTTTTCTCTGCCTGTTTCATATCCTTTTTTTTTAGTAAATATCCTTATGGCAGCAAGGTTGAATTTTCACAAATTACAGCCTATGTATGCCTGGCATTTGCTTTAGCCGGGAAGGGAAAAGATGCGCCCTTTCAGAAGATGTTTTGGCTTTTACTGGCACTTGGTTTTCTCGAATCAATTTACAGCATTTTTCAGGTGTTCGGAATTGATGTTTTCATCTGGAGTGTTAATTTCAGGTCACGGGGATTCGGCACACTGGTTAATCCCAACCATTTAGCAGGGTACCTCGTATTGATTTTTCCCCTGAGTATTTACTTTTTTTGCTCGGGCGGTCTAAATATAATTAAGTCTGTTTCCGGTATATTTTTGGTTTTTATTGTGACAGGCATTGTTATTTCATCATCCCAGGGGGGTATCCTCGCGTTTGGATTATCTTGTGCATCTTTTTTGTTTTTTTTAATAAAAAAAAATATTCTTAAAACAGAAGACAAGATATATCTTATTATTATAACTTTTGTAATTATTATTTTGAATATTTCATTTTATAATTTTACACGCAATAAACAAGAAACTTTGCCTGGCAGGGTCTCTCAAATAATTGAGGAAGGAAATCCGTCTGTTAAAGGGAGATTATTAAACTGGTATGGGACACTGCGGATGATTGAGGCAAAACCTTTTTTAGGATGGGGGCCGGGGACATATAAAGATGTTTTCATTAAATACAGGCCTTTGGAATTCAACAAATTGGAACCTTCTGAACATCCCAGGCTTTATGCCCACAATGATTTTCTGCAGATGATTTCTGAAACGGGAATATTAAGCTTCTGTTTTTTTTCACTTCTTATAATAGTTTTTTTTAAAAATACAACCAAAATATTAAAGGAAAATGACCCGCTGTTTTATTTAACATTAAATTGTATTTTAATCGCCGGGCTTGCCGCCGGCTTTTTTAACACATCTTTTATTTTTCATTATTTTATTATGCCTTCCGCAAGTTTATTTTGGATGGTACTGGGTCTGGGATTAAGAGAAAATAGTTCAGAGGGTTTTTCCGGTTTAAAAATAAAAAGGGCCGTGGTGTATGTTGTTCTTTTACTGTTTTTGTCCTGGGGTATGTTTTTCCAAATCAAAGTCTATCGCGGAAACACCTGGAATTTAAAGGCTGACAGGTTTTCCGGCATGGGACTGCCTGACGACGCAGTGAATAATTTACGGCGGGCAACTTATATTGATGAGGAAAATGATATTTACAGGTATTCTCTTTCAATGCGGTATTTTTCAAGCTTTTTAAAAACAAGGAGCGATGATTATTTGTGGCTTGCAAAAGAGGAAATGCAAAAAGCAGCAGAGTTGAACCCCTTTTCCGCTGTTTACCGCTACCAGATGGCGTTAATCTATCTTAATGAAGACCCGGCGGGTTTAGAAAAAGAAATTGATAAAGAGCTTGATAAAGTTACAGATTTGAATCCATCCCATATTATGGCCTATCTTTTAAAGGCTGAACAGGCAGAAATAAAACAAGACATAAACCGTGCCGCAGGGATTTATAAACAGGTTTATGAAATGGAACAGGGGGACAGAAACAGCGAATTTTATTCCCGGCTTTCAAAAGAAAGCGAAAATAACAATCCTAATATTTTAGAAATTTACAATTTGATGTACAAATTTTATTATGAAAAGAAAAAATTGCAAAAAAGCGCATATTTTTATGAAAAATTAATCAGTTGTCTTCCGGAAAGAGGAGAGGCCTTTAATAACCTTGGGGTTTTATACCTTGAAATGAAAGACTTTAAAAAAGCAGAAGGGTTTTTCAACAAGGCAATTTCTCTTGAACCGGAAAATGTTGAATTTCACAGGAATTTAGCTTATACTTATAAAATTAATAATGAATTGGATAAATATGATTTAAAAATGGAAGAAATTGACAGGATAAGGAATAAAAAAGGGGAAAAAAAATGA
- a CDS encoding four helix bundle protein — MAFIFEKLDVYRKAVDFADKICELTKDFVKGNYYLADQLNRASLSISTNIAEGNGRYHKADRINFFRIARGSAFECVPILEICKRKKLISDEANESLKNEVEDISRMLSGLMNV; from the coding sequence ATGGCATTCATATTCGAAAAACTTGATGTATATAGAAAAGCTGTAGATTTCGCTGATAAAATTTGCGAATTGACGAAAGATTTTGTGAAAGGGAATTATTATCTCGCTGATCAACTTAACAGAGCTTCGTTATCGATTTCGACTAACATAGCAGAAGGTAATGGCAGATATCATAAAGCGGACAGAATAAATTTCTTTAGAATAGCCCGTGGTTCAGCGTTTGAATGCGTTCCTATTTTAGAGATATGTAAGAGAAAGAAACTGATTTCAGACGAAGCGAATGAGTCGCTAAAGAATGAAGTCGAAGATATTTCCAGGATGTTATCCGGCTTAATGAACGTGTAA
- a CDS encoding ZIP family metal transporter, with protein sequence MNNIWIYTILSVSTVSLISLLGIIFVFVNTEKLKLILLFLVSFSVGGLFGDALIHLVPESFRNSSNNLLVSIFIILGILIFFVLEKFFSWRHCHLPTSEHHPHPIAMMNIIGDGLHNLIDGMMIGAGYLVSPSIGFSTTLAVIIHEIPQEIGDYSILIYGGYSRKKAMLANFLSASVAVLGAIISLVIGPKVEAYSALLMPLTAGGFIYLAGSDLIPELHKETELKRSIWQFIGIVLGVGIMVLLLVIGE encoded by the coding sequence TTGAATAATATTTGGATTTATACCATACTTAGTGTTTCAACTGTCAGTTTAATATCTTTGCTGGGTATTATTTTTGTTTTTGTTAATACGGAAAAATTAAAGCTGATACTGCTTTTTTTAGTAAGCTTTTCTGTGGGCGGATTGTTCGGCGATGCCTTGATCCATCTCGTCCCCGAATCATTCAGGAACAGCAGCAACAATTTGCTGGTTTCAATTTTTATTATTCTCGGGATTTTAATATTTTTCGTTCTGGAAAAATTTTTTTCATGGAGACACTGTCACTTGCCGACTTCTGAACATCATCCCCATCCCATCGCGATGATGAATATTATCGGTGACGGCCTGCATAATCTGATTGACGGAATGATGATAGGCGCGGGTTATCTGGTCAGCCCTTCAATAGGTTTTAGCACGACTCTGGCGGTTATTATTCATGAAATACCGCAGGAGATAGGTGATTATAGTATCTTGATTTACGGCGGATACTCCAGAAAGAAGGCAATGCTCGCTAATTTTTTATCAGCTTCGGTGGCTGTTTTAGGAGCGATAATTTCTCTTGTCATCGGCCCGAAAGTTGAAGCGTATTCGGCCTTATTGATGCCTTTGACTGCAGGCGGATTTATTTATTTGGCAGGTTCGGATTTAATCCCTGAATTGCATAAAGAAACTGAATTAAAACGTTCTATTTGGCAGTTTATCGGTATAGTTTTGGGCGTTGGCATTATGGTACTATTGCTGGTTATTGGTGAGTAG
- a CDS encoding HD domain-containing phosphohydrolase, with protein MKILIADDNKSDLELLEAILEPHGYEILKCFDGGSVLDILKREKVDLVISDVIMPGISGFDMVKKIKEEYEIPVVLLTSLGEEEDIIRGFKSGADEFLTKPILKEEMLLRINNLLKLKKYQNSLEKEVLKRTNELWEVLKDLKQLNKEVLSRLLLASEYRDDETGNHVIRVGKYSYIIAENMNFGTEFAESMEIATPMHDIGKIAVPDRILLKPGKLTPEEFEVIKQHSLIGASILQGSKFPLIMMAYEIALTHHEKWNGLGYPHGKKENEIPVSGRIAALSDILDALTTQRPYKPAFSWEKSVSIIKSESGKTFDPRVVNILFENIDDMYSVYNEFRYSKGKRGGYNGKKDFDYRR; from the coding sequence ATGAAAATTCTTATAGCCGATGATAATAAAAGTGACCTGGAGCTTTTAGAGGCCATACTGGAACCGCATGGTTATGAAATCCTGAAATGCTTTGACGGCGGATCTGTTTTGGATATTTTAAAAAGAGAAAAAGTGGATTTGGTCATATCCGATGTAATAATGCCTGGGATATCGGGGTTTGACATGGTAAAAAAGATTAAAGAGGAATACGAAATCCCGGTTGTGCTTTTAACATCCCTGGGGGAAGAAGAAGATATTATCAGGGGATTTAAAAGTGGTGCGGATGAATTTTTAACCAAGCCGATTTTAAAAGAGGAAATGTTATTGCGGATAAATAATTTGTTGAAGCTTAAAAAATACCAGAATTCACTTGAAAAAGAAGTGCTGAAACGGACTAATGAATTATGGGAGGTTTTAAAAGACCTGAAACAGTTGAATAAAGAAGTATTATCCCGGCTTTTATTGGCTTCAGAATATAGAGATGACGAGACCGGAAATCATGTTATTCGTGTGGGTAAATATAGTTATATTATAGCGGAAAATATGAATTTTGGAACAGAATTTGCTGAGTCTATGGAAATAGCGACTCCTATGCATGATATAGGTAAAATTGCTGTTCCCGACAGAATATTGTTAAAACCCGGCAAACTTACACCTGAAGAATTTGAGGTTATCAAGCAGCATTCTTTGATTGGCGCAAGTATCTTACAGGGCAGCAAATTCCCTTTAATTATGATGGCTTACGAAATTGCATTGACGCATCATGAAAAATGGAATGGTTTAGGCTATCCTCATGGGAAGAAAGAAAATGAAATTCCCGTATCGGGCAGGATTGCGGCATTGTCGGATATTTTAGACGCGCTGACTACCCAGAGGCCTTATAAACCCGCGTTCTCGTGGGAAAAGTCTGTCAGCATAATAAAAAGTGAAAGCGGAAAAACTTTTGATCCGCGGGTCGTAAATATTCTTTTTGAAAATATTGATGATATGTATTCCGTTTATAATGAATTCAGATATTCAAAAGGGAAAAGGGGGGGATATAATGGCAAAAAAGATTTTGATTATAGAAGATAA